A single Gloeocapsa sp. DLM2.Bin57 DNA region contains:
- a CDS encoding MBL fold metallo-hydrolase, with protein sequence MLEQLAVTILAENTTRKRGLLGEHGLSVLIEADSYKILFDTGQGLTLEHNAQQLGISLNNLEAIALSHGHYDHTGGLLSLLEQATETDLFLHPAALQTKYSPSGNIGSPICDEQLLKAKVRRLIWTENPTEIRPGVYLSGTIPRRHPLEDTGGLFWCDSEHKSLDHLRDDQAMFLESPLGWVVLLGCAHSGVINTLDYIAQITGTSEFYAVLGGMHLLRASNQRLESTLEALEKYKVQKLGPNHCTGVKAIAALGNKFGDRCIDCTVGTRWQFD encoded by the coding sequence GTGTTAGAACAATTAGCAGTGACAATTTTAGCAGAAAATACCACCAGGAAGAGAGGTTTATTGGGAGAACATGGCTTGTCAGTTTTGATAGAAGCAGATTCTTATAAAATTCTCTTTGACACTGGTCAAGGATTGACTTTGGAGCATAATGCACAACAATTAGGAATTTCCCTCAATAACTTAGAGGCGATCGCCCTTAGTCACGGTCACTATGACCATACAGGAGGGTTATTAAGTCTGTTGGAACAAGCAACTGAGACCGATTTATTCCTTCATCCTGCCGCACTTCAAACAAAATATAGTCCTAGTGGCAATATTGGTTCTCCCATCTGTGATGAACAACTCTTAAAAGCCAAAGTCCGCCGTCTGATTTGGACAGAAAACCCCACAGAAATAAGACCTGGAGTATATCTAAGTGGAACAATTCCCCGTCGTCATCCTCTAGAAGATACAGGGGGGTTATTTTGGTGTGATAGTGAACATAAATCTCTAGACCACCTCAGAGATGATCAAGCCATGTTTTTAGAAAGTCCCTTGGGTTGGGTTGTGTTATTGGGTTGTGCTCATTCTGGAGTTATTAACACTCTCGATTATATCGCTCAAATTACAGGCACTAGTGAATTTTATGCGGTGTTAGGAGGAATGCATCTGCTTAGAGCAAGCAATCAACGCTTAGAGTCAACTCTAGAAGCTTTAGAGAAATATAAGGTACAGAAACTAGGACCTAATCACTGTACCGGAGTAAAAGCCATAGCTGCTTTAGGGAATAAATTTGGCGATCGCTGTATAGATTGTACCGTAGGAACTCGCTGGCAATTTGACTAA
- a CDS encoding acetate kinase, whose translation MKVLVLNAGSSSQKSCLYELPTSNLPEHPPSPLWSASIDWTVAEGHGILKVKTPSTKQEIQLASGDRVAGIATMLNTLVEGESKVLDNLAQIDIVGHRVVHGGSEYSAAVIITPPVKEAITNLIPLAPAHNPAHLEGINAIEQVLGCVPQCAVFDTAFHAKIPSKAAVYPIPYQWYEQGIRRYGFHGISHKYCAGKAAEILGKPLESLKIITCHLGNGASLAAIDGGIGINTTMGFTPLEGLMMGARSGSIDPAILIYLMREHGYTADQLNQMLNKESGFKGVSGISADLRAIVSAMEEGNQRASLAFEMYIHRLKYHIGGMLTSLGGLDVLVFTAGIGENSTLVREKACEGWDFLGLKLDTTKNNDRPEDVDISTPDSAVRILVIHTEEDWAIAQECWHLQQNI comes from the coding sequence TAATTTACCAGAACATCCCCCCTCTCCTTTGTGGTCTGCTAGTATAGATTGGACAGTAGCAGAAGGTCACGGTATCCTTAAGGTTAAAACCCCTTCTACTAAACAAGAAATCCAATTAGCTTCAGGCGATCGCGTGGCAGGAATCGCTACCATGCTCAATACTCTAGTAGAGGGAGAAAGCAAAGTCTTAGATAACCTTGCCCAAATCGACATAGTGGGACATAGAGTCGTACATGGTGGCTCAGAATACTCCGCAGCGGTAATCATTACCCCTCCCGTTAAGGAAGCGATTACTAATTTAATACCCCTGGCTCCTGCTCATAATCCCGCTCATTTAGAAGGAATTAACGCCATTGAGCAGGTATTGGGTTGCGTTCCTCAATGCGCGGTCTTTGACACCGCTTTTCACGCTAAAATACCCAGTAAAGCCGCTGTTTACCCCATACCCTACCAATGGTATGAACAAGGAATCCGTCGTTATGGTTTCCACGGGATTAGTCATAAATATTGTGCGGGAAAAGCCGCGGAAATTCTCGGGAAACCTCTAGAATCTTTAAAAATTATTACCTGTCATCTTGGTAATGGTGCATCTCTAGCAGCGATCGACGGTGGAATTGGCATTAACACTACTATGGGTTTTACTCCCCTAGAAGGCTTAATGATGGGTGCGCGTAGTGGTTCAATTGATCCTGCTATCTTGATCTATCTCATGCGGGAACATGGTTATACAGCAGATCAACTCAACCAAATGTTAAACAAAGAATCTGGTTTTAAAGGTGTTTCGGGTATCTCTGCTGATTTAAGAGCAATTGTTAGTGCGATGGAAGAGGGAAACCAACGCGCTAGTCTCGCTTTTGAGATGTACATTCACCGTCTTAAATATCACATCGGCGGAATGCTTACTAGTTTAGGAGGTTTAGACGTTTTAGTCTTTACCGCAGGAATTGGGGAAAACTCCACTCTAGTGAGAGAAAAAGCTTGTGAGGGGTGGGATTTTCTCGGTTTAAAGCTAGATACAACTAAAAATAACGATCGACCTGAAGATGTAGATATCTCTACTCCTGATTCTGCTGTACGTATCCTGGTGATTCACACCGAAGAAGATTGGGCGATCGCTCAAGAATGTTGGCATTTACAACAAAATATTTAG